The window TAGTTAATCCAAAATCGGAATTGGTGTGTGAACTAATAAGGAATGTAGATGGAGAGTGGAATTTTGAATTCCTGGAGTCTGTTATGATCCCGTCGGATCTGGTGGAGGTTAAAACTATCAGGCTCAATTGTAGGAGGCCGAAAGATGAGTTGTATTGGAGCCTCGAGAAGCGGGAGTGCTTCACTGTTAAATCTGCCTATTATTTTGCTGAAGCACAGCGCAGAGCAGAAGGAGACGAGCCTGAACAGTCTAATACGGATACTAAATGGCTACGCAAGCTATGGAGTATTTGTTTACCACAAAAAATTCTGCACTTCGCTTGGCGCCTAGTAAAAGGAATCCTACCATGTCTGAATGCTCTTGCAAAACGGGGCATTTCATGCGTTAACTGCTGCCAGGTCTGTCACTTGTCACTCGAATCTTTATCTCATGTTTTTCTTTATTGTCAGGCTGCTAAGAGCATTTGGAAAACGGCAAACCTGTCCGTACGGCTCAATAAATTACTGGTGGAGGATTTGAACCAGTGGTTGCGGCTTTGCTGTGACATATTGACAAAGGAGGAGATACGTACCGTGCTGGTTATTTTGTGGCTGATGTGGTATCGAAGAAACATATTCCGACATGAACAACGATGGACTGAAGCAGATGTACTACTGGAACGTGCATCTAACTATATCATTGACCTGGACAACTCGCATTACACTGGTCTAACACCTTCAAATCTGTTAAGAACGAGCAGCGATTTAAGTCCATGTCGTACACGAGTATGGTGTCCTCCCCCGATCGGTGTCGTTAAAATCAATTGCGATGCCAAATTCGGAGCTAATGGCCATGCGAGTATGGCGGGATTAATCGCTCGAAATTCTGAAGGGGAAGTGATGGCTTCGGCTGTATTTTTTAATAATCCGGGTGTTTTGTAGAATttctaaaaaatagaaaatttcaaaaatgGAAAAATCTAAAATCAAGAAAGTGAAACacgcataaaaaaaaattgaaaatttccagaaaaaagaaaaagaaaaaacataaaaacaaacaaaaaaaaattaacgatTTAAAACGTTTTTGTTATATGCGAAAACAATGTAGATGTGATTATTTAATCAATAAGTAGTTAATTAAATTCTATccattatttctttttcttgaatATGTGTACAAACTATCAGtacataattattataattgatTCTATAGCCTATAGTTTAATTAAACTTTCCATAAGAACACAAATTGAacagaatttatttatttatttattttttttgatataAATCGCATACGATTAGGTGTGAACAATTGAAAGAGAAACATTCCATTGTAAAATTGACACACAACGTTATCTATGTACAATTCAAACTAATAATTTAATACCACATTACATCTTAATTAGACTTGTTCATCAGTCCATCCAAACCCGCTCTTTATGGGTTGGACATAGACACATATATTTAGTAGTCCCAAACATTAATGGATTGAGCTTAGGATTTATCCCTACTCCGGCCCaaaattcatatattaatattataattataggCATCTATTCTGCATTTTGGtttttctgtttcttgtccATAGCTTGGTTTCGATTTGGTCATATGGTATTTGCTCACTCGTCTTTCTCTCTGTATATACAACTTGTATTTattttttgggtaattaatttattagtccctctattttgacaaaacacattgtttagtccctgtattttcaaaaacacatgataaagtctctaacctttttctcgatgaactgtttagtccctaatgtttttctcagtgaactgtttcgtccctgccgttagactctcatgaaaattttgttagtcaatttggatttgtgttattcttttcctttattttcctttcctttaaactctaatgcatctgaaatcaactttgagtgttcttcttcttgattttcttcttaatcgttcaaaatcgtaagcattgggtctgttctttttcttgttctccatacaaacgacttctttttctaaattggatttcctcttttAAAGTTTGAGGGTAAATAGTGAaggataatttagtcatttccgaagtcataaacgttaaaaaatctaacaaacagacagaaggactaaacagttcactgagaaaaaagttaaggaccttaccatgtgtttttgaaaatacagggactaaacagtgtgttttgtcaaaatatagagactaataaattaattacccttattttttttatattatgattATGTACATATTAACCAATTTAAACAGAGATGAAAAATTTTTACTAACATACTAGCCTCGAGTCTGACACATATATGCCATATGGCaatcacaaaaaataaaataaaaatccattTTTTTACTGCCACGTGACAATTTcaaacaattaaattaaataaaaaaatattttcttttgttatatGGCTATCATGTCATACGCAAAAATAAGTCATTTCCAACGTGATTGTCACTACTCCGATAATTTTTTCTGTCTGAAACGACCAAAGTGACCATAGAAATACAAAGAAAAGTACAAtaactttattaaaataaagtaaaattcATTGACCGTTTTGAAACAGACCCCACATTTTAATAACCATCAATATAATTTACCCTTCCAAACGGGTACCAACTGCGTTGTAGGCTTCCAGTAGGTTACAATATTATGATATCTTGtcaacaaaattttaaaaagggGTGCTGGAGTATTCAACCCCTTCCTCTATTAACTGGTGTCCTTTTTTCCAACTCTATCTGCAATTCATTTGTAGTCTTGAAATGTCGGAAACCAGTTTCAGAATTTGGAAAATTCGGCAGTGGCTCTAGAAAACATTCCAAGTTTCCAATATACTAACATAAACAGATAAAATGCATTCATAGCCCCTAAACTATAGTGTTATTATTATGGTTTATAAACTTTATTTTGTGACATGAGAGTTTTTGAACTTTATAGTATTGTAACATTAGAGTTCAAATCAACGAGAGAATCCATTTAAAAGGTTAATGAAATAATGATCCAGACAAATTTGATTTGACTATATTGACTCGTTTTCTATTCATGTCACCATAAATTATGGTAAAATTTCTATTTCAAGTTCATCATTTCACTCTTTTTAATGAATTTTCTTTGAATTGaactttaatattattatttttttatgagagaactttaatattattataatataaaattcaagGACTTTTATGTCACAAAATAAAGTTTAGATGTCATCATATTAATTGCAGTATGGTGCAAGGACCATGGATGTATTTTATCCCAACATAAGCTCAAGCTATATTTTATTTTCAGCTATGCCTAGGGTTGTAACTGGAGCAGAGATTCGCCCCAATAGGGACAGGAAATCACCATACCCATGGGGTAGGGATGGGGAAAAAAATCCCCAGTGGCGGGAATGGGGCGGGGACAGGACCTCTCTCACACCCCACGGGGATCCCCTTCCCCACCCCCACCATGTCCCCATAGAGATTCCCAGTGgggattttttaaaaatattatatatccaTTACGCTTGCAAACACAGACCATCCATGAGAATATCTAATTTTCAAGTCTGTATGCTCCTAGGTAGCAATAATCGACCAAATAAAGTtcattcaaataaaaaatcttCATGTCCTAAGGAAGTACAAGATCTGAGTATAACTGAATTCCTATAAGCTTgtggaaaagaaaacaaaaactgaGGACAATACAATAGCATGTTCACTTCTCTAACTATTTTGTTCTATAACAGTATCAAGGGGCTAGGTTAAAGAAATAGCATTTTTCTATGACAATATTGAAGACGTGAAAGTTAAACATCCACAAGGCTACAACTGTGCCCAATACTCAGAAAAATGTCAATTGAAAGTATATAATCTTGTCATCTTTTACCTAAAGTAGcaggataaaaaaaacaaatgaaaagGAGTGTTAAGAAACTACCTGGAGAAATAGCAGCACTAGTTTGTTTAGAGGCTGAGTAGATGTGCTTTACAAATGGCATTTGCCTAATAAACCATTCTCCGATCCAGAAAACGGCTCCATGATGAAGAAAATACACCAATGAAGAATATAAAAAGCAATGAAGTGACAAACCCAAGGCCTGTGCCAGACAATATTGATGAGAAATCATAAATGGATAAATCTAGCATGCTAACGATAATCAAGAAAGATGATCGCAGGATTAATAACCATTCAGTCTCTCTATCTCCAAAGCCTTATCAAATAAGTCAATACCAAGTTTGGCAGATATTGGACTAAAGAAACCATCAACAAACTGGACGAACCACCACGTCACTAGAAATGTGACTGCAACAGGAAAGAGAACCACACTGCTGAGAGTTGAGACTTGTGCTGCACTTAGATACATTCTATACTTTCACTAAGATCATcaattcaaaactttatttcttccaacTACTGTTAGTCAATCAATTATTCAACAACGGTTTGGAACAAAAACAGCAGAAAAGAACAAGTGGTTTCTCCCACTTTCTTCAATGGTTTTCTTAAGAGAGTAAAAACCAAAACCAcaatccaaaaataaaattgatacCAAAGTGCCGAAAACCAAACATCTCATTTCTTTAATCTTCATTCACATGCATGATAAATGTAGAAACAAGAAAGTTCAAAACCAAACTATCTTTAGCATTGTAAAGCCGACTACAACAGTAACTCAGATACAGATTAATCTTGCCCAACCAAGATTacaaacaaaatctaaaaatgTTGTTCCTTTCAATATATAATAATCCTTGCCCCCTAAATAAGCTGAAATATTAGGGGAAAAAAATCCCCAAATTTGTAAGTTAAATTACTTTAGGCAATTCCGTCTGTCAAATGAGATTCTGAGAGTATACCTTGTGAAAGCTACCATCTTTATCTTCTTCCGACAATCCTCAGCAATGGAGATATTATACCCTGTATCTCCTGTAAAGATTGTTGTATTCTGATCTCTTCCTCAACTGAGCGTTTCAGGTTTCTAATATGACTTTTCAGTTTATCAGAGCTTCTGATATCACCACTTCTCATCTCAATGACCTTTCTGGTCAACCCCATTAAGAAACCAGAATGTCTTGGCATAGTTGTGTACTTATGCAAGAAAACCAACAACAAACAAagctcatcttcatccaaattAGTTACCGATTTCAGCAATTTTCTCCTTGCCACCAATTCCTCCATTACAGCCACCACATCCTCTGGATTCTTCCTACTCAATACAGAAACCAACGCTTCCTTATGCCTAAACTTCTTTAGCAACTTATCATGCTCTGCCAATTTCACAATCTTATGTTTCATTACCAAATAATCACCTTCGCTTGGCTTCTCTGACTGACTCCTGTGGAAGTACCTGAAATAACTAGGCCTCAAAACCCGCCTTCGCGGCTCCTCTGTATTCATTAACCCCATGAAATCTCCTACTCctttttcttcctcattttccttctttctccttccgCAGAATATAGTACCATTTGAGGTTCCAATTGCTCTTACCATACAATCAGGGGAAACCCCAATTGACATAAGTGGAGCAGGATACCTCATTGAATGAGTAACTTTCATTTTGGCATAATCAAACACCTTCATATACCCATCTAAACCAACACTCATAATCCTATTCTGCATTGCCTCTTCTCCACTTTCATTCTCCATTAATTTCCCTACACAAATAGACGTTACTGTCTTGTTGTGACTTTCAATTGAATACAGCATCTTCCCTCCCCCAAACAAATCCCAAATTTTCACACTGTTGCCTCCAGCAGTTGCAATCATTCCACCAGAAGGCAAGAACATCACATCTTCAATTGGCTTCCCATGATTCACTTCCATTACTGATTTCTTACTCTCTACTCTCACATCCCACAGCTTAACAGTGTGATCATAAGATCCAGTAACAAACATCTCCCCATTGATCGGAGAACAATCTCCACACCTCACATAATCCTTATGACCAAGCAAATCCAACAGCACAATCTCTCCGGCCACATCCCAGTACTTAACAATTGCATCATCGCCGCCAGAAACCAAATGGAGCTTATCAAGCACCGGGTACCTAACGAACCGGGCAGGACGAGTATGGGACCGGAGGCGACGAAGTGGGGTTCGAGTCTTGACATCGAACACCTTAATAAGTCCAGATATATCAGCGACGGCAATAAGAGACCCGTCAGAGCGGAAAGAGCAAGATGATACGACGTCGGAGAAGGATGAGATAGAAGAGGTAGGAGAAAATGTTTGGGAGGAGAAGAGAGAAAGGGATGCGGAATTGGCGGCGGCGAAGATCTTAGAGGTGGATACAGGAGAGAAGACGATGGATGAGATTGAGGAGACTAGGTTTTCGATTTTATGGGATTTGAAGGAAGCCCAGTATTTGGATTCTGGGGTTTTTGACGGGGTTCTTGCTTTGGGTTTTAGCTTTGCTTTCACAGGGAAGGTTTTAGAGATGGCGTTTTCTTGTCGTTGCTCTGCCATTGATGATTGTGAAGCGAAAGCTGCAAATTCTAATCGGAATCCCTCTGTCTGTGACTTGTTAGGGTTTTAGATTCACTAGAAAATGCTCACAGTAAGTACAGGGTTTTAGCTTCTGCTAGGGTTACGCCTCTCCTTTtactaaaatttttttttttcctactttaaaaaaaaaaagggtttgTGATTTTGCCCACTAAGAGCATCTCCCGTGGTTGCGTGGAGAGATCAATCTGAAATTTACAGTGTCATATTACAAAACTAGATCAAATGGAGAGtgcatttacatatttaactcatttactcaacctactatatatctaaactgtttttgtgtgatttTCCCATAATATCCTCaatctttcatcttcctcttccttacgGTTTCCTCTTCACCCAAAATGGTTCATCCTCATTCCACAGGGATCTAACTGcaaaatccgttgttgtttgacagCGTTCTCCAACAACTCCTACTCCGGTGAGAGAAAAGGGAAGCGAATGGCGGTAGAGGAAAAACGAGAGGGCGATTTTAGGACGAACGACGTTGAGAGAAGGTGAACAGTGAgagcaaagaagaagaagaatgcgAACAGACGGTAGAAGAAGGTGAACAGTGAGAGAAAAGATGAGGAAGAAGGCGAACAAtagagaaaatggaagaaagatTGCGATTTTAGAGCGAACGGCAACCTCGTTCCGTGAGGCGGAAGATTGGGAAACGCAGAGAAAATGTCTAATTCTATAAATCTCACTGAATTATTGTTGGTGTATTCATTTATGTTctgatttttttgttaaataatgttagaatctgttgttgtttactattttttttgttatataccacttagcgaattttgttaaaaacacattcaggcttcgcatatgctaattaaaatcatcaactaaaccaaacattagcttcgtagGCTTCgtatatgctaactaaaatcatcagcttaaaccaaacattagcttcgcagacttcgcatatgctaactaaaatcatcaactaaactaaacattagcttcgcatggTTCGCATATTTAGCTTCGCAgggttcgcatatgctaacctctgcgaagtcagacgggagaaAGACAttcgcgcgtaaatattgagagTATTATGAGAAAATCACACAAAATTAGTCTAGATAtataataggttgagtaaatggattaaatatataaataggcctcccatttgatccatttttataattttccctttttaaaATTCGGCCAATACTCCTCTGCCCTTATTTTGTTTATCCCTTCGATTcatcaaatattttaattatccCTTTAACTCTAttaaaatggtatttctcaccctcaCAACTTTTCTATTACTTACCAACTCATAAAATGTTCTATTTATCTCTTTAATTCcacaaaagtggtatttttcacctcttacaatccgttatcgcgggttaaattgatatattttttttaaacattaaacctataaacctatattggtgctattttatacgtaaaacctaaattgatacttttccaaaaacatatgcttattTTGGTACCTGATCCCTACATATAATATCGTTaacttatttatattaatattcttattatttttatcttttattcattattgctctttttaattttttggctagttaaattttaattatctaattattgtaatacaatattattgtattacaataatattgaaattaaaacaatataattatcaaaattaaaacaaaataagaaagttgatattaaaaaaatatattttcaaactcatttgaataaatCCTATTAATATTGCACTATAAAGGGGTAAGAAAtatcacttttatggagttaatgggtaAATAGAATCATAatgggtgagaaataccacttttatggagttaaagagggtaaatagaacattcgatgagttgaggatGAGTAAACTGaccaatttagacaagttaaggtggtgagaaataccatttttattgagttcaaaaggtaaataggacattcgatgagttggagggataaaatgaccaatttggacaactTAAGGGGGCTCAAAGAAGGCctttaaaattttacaaatatattaaaggttttcttttgtcaCAGACAGATGACATTCAATTAAAAAGTCCAAAAATATCGTGGATTACTATTCATAGCCCTAAAGTGAAGATATAGATGTTAAGAAGGTTGTCTCCAAAAATAACGTAATTATGACAGTCGGATCTCAAGATATCGTCGAATTCGTGTGACTGCTTAAGAAGAAAATGTGCAGATTTCGGATTTTACTTTTATAGCGGCTATTCTCTTTTACTTTCTTACTCAAAGACTCTAAAAAATAATCGTTAAATATTTAGGTTAAACCACACCAATAAATGGGCCAAGAAAATGGACCGGACACATAACATATGTGACTTTGAAGAGTATTTATTTCGAATAAACAAATTATAGAAGTTAATTATAACATTTTGATGTTGGTTACGTTGCAATTTTTGGACAAGATGATGTCTGTTCGAAGTTTGAACTCGCAGCCCGTCATTCTTATCGATTGCTTTACCACCCAATTTATTTTCCCTCcaaaaaagaaaagggaaaatcGAGTGGATGGATTTCACACTCACTCGGATTTCAGCTCCATTTTCGCTACATCAAAATCCCTTGTTCAGCAATTATCTCTGGCCGACAACAATATCCACCAAGAGATTATTTAGTTCCAATCCCAAGCTGGATGCCAGAGCAACAAAAATCAATGTTTTCGACGAGTCCGCTTTCGAGACGGAGAGATTACGGCTCGACTCCATGGCGCGAGAAGCGATGGTGGAGACTTCTAAGAGAGAGATGAAGTCGGACGAGGGTGAGTCTGACCCCAAAGCTTGGAAATGGGTAATTCGCAAGAGAATTTGGGATTTGATGGAGGCCCGTAACTTTTCCCAGAATCCCCGTCCCGTTCATCATCGTATTCCCAATTTCGTGGGCGCCTCAGCTGCTGCTACAAATGTAAGATTCCTAATATTCACTTGTCTTTTCTAATTAAATCTCAACTCAAGTCAAGATGATTGCAGTTGGCCGGGCAAGAGGTGTTTCGGAATGCGTGCTGCGTCAAGGTAAACCCGGATTCTCCTCAAAAGCAAGTCAGATTTCTCACTCTTTCCGGttagtcttcttcttcttctgaaatTGATGAAGAATCTCAATTTTTTTCCATTGTTAAGTTCTAGTATCCCCAGGTGGAAAGAAGCTGTTAACTCCTCAACCCCGATTGAGGACTGGGT of the Euphorbia lathyris chromosome 7, ddEupLath1.1, whole genome shotgun sequence genome contains:
- the LOC136234956 gene encoding 5-formyltetrahydrofolate cyclo-ligase-like protein COG0212, with the translated sequence MDFTLTRISAPFSLHQNPLFSNYLWPTTISTKRLFSSNPKLDARATKINVFDESAFETERLRLDSMAREAMVETSKREMKSDEGESDPKAWKWVIRKRIWDLMEARNFSQNPRPVHHRIPNFVGASAAATNLAGQEVFRNACCVKVNPDSPQKQVRFLTLSGGKKLLTPQPRLRTGFFSVVESPNSISEACTSVGVAKYGRAIGLDEKIKVDLIVIGSVAVHPKTGARLGKGEGFAELEYGMLRYMGAIDDSTPVVTSVHDCQLVDDIPVEKLLIHDVPVDIICTPTQVIFTNTTIPKPQGIYWDKLSPEKLSQIRILRELKRRIERETGQKLPTGPSERLPPTAHRRRQ
- the LOC136200630 gene encoding protein SLOW WALKER 1 codes for the protein MAEQRQENAISKTFPVKAKLKPKARTPSKTPESKYWASFKSHKIENLVSSISSIVFSPVSTSKIFAAANSASLSLFSSQTFSPTSSISSFSDVVSSCSFRSDGSLIAVADISGLIKVFDVKTRTPLRRLRSHTRPARFVRYPVLDKLHLVSGGDDAIVKYWDVAGEIVLLDLLGHKDYVRCGDCSPINGEMFVTGSYDHTVKLWDVRVESKKSVMEVNHGKPIEDVMFLPSGGMIATAGGNSVKIWDLFGGGKMLYSIESHNKTVTSICVGKLMENESGEEAMQNRIMSVGLDGYMKVFDYAKMKVTHSMRYPAPLMSIGVSPDCMVRAIGTSNGTIFCGRRKKENEEEKGVGDFMGLMNTEEPRRRVLRPSYFRYFHRSQSEKPSEGDYLVMKHKIVKLAEHDKLLKKFRHKEALVSVLSRKNPEDVVAVMEELVARRKLLKSVTNLDEDELCLLLVFLHKYTTMPRHSGFLMGLTRKVIEMRSGDIRSSDKLKSHIRNLKRSVEEEIRIQQSLQEIQGIISPLLRIVGRR